From Bradyrhizobium sp. NDS-1, the proteins below share one genomic window:
- the ligA gene encoding NAD-dependent DNA ligase LigA → MARAAKSKATPPRDVADLTKAQAKVEHMRLALEIEGHNERYYQEDAPTVTDAEYDALRQRFNAIEKRFPEFVTADSPSQKVGAAPSGRFKKVRHSVPMLSLDNAFAEEDVRDFVGRIVRFLKLGDDEVNFSAEPKIDGLSMSLRYEGGELVTAATRGDGAVGEDVTANIRTLEDVPQKLKGRNVPDVCEVRGEVYMTKKAFLALNERQKAAGDTIFANPRNSAAGSLRQKDPTITASRPLGFFAYAWGEMSAMPEETQSGMIGWFERCGFKTNPLTKLCHSVEELIAFHQSIEEERAELDYDIDGVVYKVDRIDWQERLGFVSRTPRWGIAHKFPAERAMTVLRDIEIQVGRTGSFTPVGKLEPVGVGGVIVQNVTLHNEDYIKGIGNKGEVLREGRDIRIGDTVVIQRAGDVIPQVVDVVLDKRPKSAREFHFPKKCPCPLHTDVTREETAAGEEGSRARCTGEFACPYQKIEHLKLFVSRRAFDIDGLGEKQLQYFFDEGWVKDPADIFTLEKRNSKLKLEEVEGYGATSVRNLFAAIESRRNIALERFIYALGMRHVGETTALALARGYGSWDAFHDACLKVAKGDEEAMADMDALDQIGDTVIKSIADYFGESHNRGIVERLTSEVEIVDAEKPKSNSAVAGKTVVFTGSLEKMTRDEAKATAERLGAKVSGSVSKKTDLVVAGPGAGSKLAEANKHGVKVLTEDEWLKLIGE, encoded by the coding sequence ATGGCAAGAGCAGCAAAATCCAAAGCAACACCGCCGCGCGACGTCGCCGACCTCACCAAGGCGCAGGCCAAGGTCGAACACATGCGGCTCGCGCTCGAGATCGAGGGGCACAACGAGCGCTACTATCAGGAGGATGCGCCCACCGTCACCGACGCCGAATATGACGCGCTGCGACAGCGCTTCAACGCCATCGAGAAGCGCTTTCCGGAATTCGTCACGGCGGACTCGCCCTCGCAGAAGGTCGGCGCGGCACCGTCCGGGCGCTTCAAGAAGGTCCGGCATTCCGTTCCGATGCTGTCGCTCGACAACGCCTTTGCCGAAGAGGACGTGCGCGACTTCGTCGGCCGCATCGTGCGCTTCCTGAAGCTCGGCGACGACGAGGTCAATTTCTCCGCGGAGCCGAAGATCGACGGCCTTTCGATGTCGCTACGCTATGAGGGCGGCGAACTCGTCACCGCGGCGACGCGCGGCGACGGTGCGGTCGGCGAGGACGTCACCGCAAACATCCGCACTCTCGAAGACGTGCCGCAGAAGCTGAAGGGACGCAACGTCCCTGATGTCTGCGAGGTCCGCGGCGAGGTCTATATGACCAAGAAGGCCTTCTTGGCGCTCAACGAGCGGCAGAAGGCGGCGGGCGATACCATCTTCGCCAACCCGCGCAATTCGGCGGCGGGCTCGCTGCGGCAGAAGGACCCGACCATCACCGCTTCGCGTCCGCTTGGCTTCTTCGCCTATGCCTGGGGCGAGATGAGCGCGATGCCGGAAGAGACGCAGAGCGGCATGATCGGCTGGTTCGAGCGTTGCGGCTTCAAGACCAACCCGCTGACCAAGCTGTGCCACTCCGTCGAGGAGTTGATCGCGTTCCACCAGAGCATCGAGGAAGAACGCGCGGAGCTCGACTACGACATCGACGGCGTCGTCTACAAGGTTGATCGCATCGACTGGCAGGAGCGACTCGGATTCGTCTCGCGCACGCCGCGCTGGGGCATCGCGCACAAATTCCCGGCCGAGCGCGCCATGACGGTGCTGCGCGACATCGAGATCCAGGTCGGTCGCACCGGCTCGTTCACGCCGGTCGGCAAGCTCGAACCGGTCGGCGTCGGCGGCGTGATCGTGCAGAACGTCACGCTGCACAACGAGGACTACATCAAGGGCATCGGCAACAAGGGCGAGGTGCTGCGCGAGGGCCGCGATATCAGGATCGGCGACACCGTCGTGATCCAGCGCGCCGGCGACGTCATCCCGCAGGTGGTCGACGTCGTACTCGACAAGCGGCCGAAGAGCGCCAGGGAATTCCACTTTCCAAAGAAGTGCCCATGCCCGCTCCACACCGACGTCACGCGCGAGGAGACGGCGGCGGGCGAGGAGGGCTCGCGCGCCCGCTGCACCGGCGAGTTCGCCTGTCCCTACCAGAAGATCGAGCACCTCAAGCTGTTCGTGTCACGCCGCGCCTTCGACATCGACGGTCTCGGCGAGAAGCAGCTGCAGTATTTCTTCGACGAGGGATGGGTCAAGGACCCCGCCGACATCTTCACGCTGGAGAAGCGCAACTCCAAGCTCAAGCTCGAGGAGGTCGAGGGCTATGGCGCGACCTCGGTGCGCAATCTGTTCGCTGCCATCGAGAGCCGTCGCAATATCGCGCTCGAGCGCTTCATCTATGCGCTCGGCATGCGCCATGTCGGCGAAACCACTGCGCTCGCGCTCGCCCGCGGCTACGGCTCCTGGGATGCCTTCCACGACGCCTGCCTCAAAGTCGCCAAGGGCGACGAGGAGGCCATGGCGGACATGGACGCGCTCGACCAGATCGGCGATACCGTGATCAAGAGCATCGCCGATTATTTCGGGGAGAGCCACAATCGCGGCATCGTCGAGCGGCTGACCAGCGAGGTCGAGATCGTCGACGCCGAGAAGCCGAAGAGCAACTCGGCCGTCGCCGGCAAGACTGTCGTGTTCACGGGATCGCTGGAGAAGATGACGCGCGACGAGGCCAAGGCGACGGCAGAGCGTTTAGGAGCAAAGGTGTCCGGTTCGGTGTCGAAGAAGACCGATCTCGTCGTCGCCGGCCCCGGCGCGGGTTCGAAGCTTGCCGAAGCCAACAAGCACGGCGTCAAGGTGCTGACCGAGGACGAGTGGCTGAAGCTGATCGGGGAGTGA
- a CDS encoding multidrug effflux MFS transporter — protein sequence MHGIISKPPKAATNLATSRVVLLLLVVMTGIAPISLYILVPALPVLATNFGSDISIAQMTVSLYMVGIALSQLVMGPLSDKFGRRPVLLGGLALMVAASIACIFAETLPQLIAARFFQALGGASGMVVSRAIIRDIYERDRVASMISLVVAALMIGQMVSPLTGGLIETAFGWRAIFYAITAAAIIVAVGIALALPETRRSRAAGSGFRGDIGILIRNRAFVGYVMCQVLASQIIFTFAGGGPYIVVTQMGRTSAEYGAWFATSGFAFLVGNLLCVRFAPRHSLAKLIWFGLALQLAGSLLNLLWSFTGWNEAPAWLFGTQMIVMVGNAFVMANSAAGAISIRPEAAGTASGAMGFLQQGIGALMSQFGAYLGGHSATTLPLTAAVLAISLLCACMMFFVVPRREVTVSETLIKQAEEEESGMM from the coding sequence ATGCACGGCATCATCAGCAAGCCGCCGAAAGCGGCAACCAACCTTGCGACCTCGCGCGTGGTGTTGCTGCTGCTCGTCGTCATGACCGGGATCGCGCCGATTTCGCTCTACATCCTGGTTCCGGCTCTGCCCGTGCTGGCGACGAACTTCGGCAGCGACATCTCGATCGCGCAGATGACGGTGTCGCTCTACATGGTCGGCATCGCGCTGTCGCAACTCGTCATGGGACCGTTGTCGGACAAGTTCGGCCGGCGCCCTGTGCTGCTCGGCGGCCTTGCGCTGATGGTCGCGGCGAGCATCGCCTGCATCTTCGCCGAAACCCTGCCGCAACTGATCGCAGCGCGTTTCTTCCAGGCGCTCGGCGGCGCCTCCGGCATGGTGGTGAGCCGCGCCATCATCCGCGACATCTACGAGCGCGACCGCGTCGCCTCCATGATCAGCCTCGTGGTCGCAGCGCTCATGATCGGCCAGATGGTCTCGCCGCTCACCGGCGGCCTGATCGAGACAGCGTTCGGCTGGCGCGCGATCTTCTACGCCATCACCGCCGCCGCGATCATTGTCGCCGTCGGCATTGCGCTGGCGCTGCCCGAAACGCGGCGCAGCCGCGCCGCCGGCAGCGGCTTCCGTGGCGACATCGGCATCCTGATTCGCAACCGCGCCTTCGTCGGCTATGTGATGTGCCAGGTGCTGGCCTCGCAGATCATCTTCACGTTCGCCGGCGGCGGCCCCTACATCGTCGTGACGCAGATGGGCCGGACCAGCGCCGAATACGGCGCCTGGTTTGCGACCTCGGGCTTTGCGTTTCTGGTCGGCAATCTGCTCTGCGTGCGCTTTGCGCCGCGGCACTCGCTGGCAAAGCTGATCTGGTTCGGGCTCGCGCTCCAGCTCGCCGGCAGTCTGTTGAACCTGCTGTGGAGTTTTACCGGCTGGAACGAAGCGCCCGCCTGGCTCTTCGGCACGCAGATGATCGTGATGGTCGGCAATGCCTTCGTGATGGCGAATTCCGCGGCCGGCGCGATCAGCATCCGCCCCGAAGCCGCCGGCACCGCATCGGGCGCCATGGGCTTTCTGCAACAGGGGATCGGCGCGCTGATGTCGCAATTCGGCGCCTATCTCGGCGGACACTCCGCAACGACGCTGCCGCTCACCGCCGCGGTGCTGGCGATCTCGCTGCTCTGTGCCTGCATGATGTTCTTCGTCGTTCCCCGACGCGAGGTGACGGTGAGCGAGACGCTGATCAAGCAGGCGGAAGAGGAAGAGAGCGGGATGATGTGA
- a CDS encoding aminopeptidase P family protein — MFEAHFQTFEEPEAGVALTARLAALREELARRKLTGFVVPRADQQQNEYVPPSEERLAWLTGFTGSAGFAVVLTQEAALFVDGRYTLQAAKQVDAKAWAVESLIDPPPESWVSTHLKAGDRLGFDPWLHTFAAAERLSAACARAGAELVAVDSNPIDAIWQDRPQPPLAPVVVHGLQNAGVTEAEKLTQIRGEIAKLGVDALVLSDSHAVAWTFNIRGADVAHTPLPLSYALVPKDGRPTIFIDHRKLSNLTRDHLEQAADVREPDAMAPTLMALAKSGGSIALDSATAADALSRLIAGAGGKPVRGSDPIALLKAVKNPTEIKGTKTAHVRDAVALARFLAWIDREAPSGKLTEIDAVEALETFRRDTGALKDVSFPTISGTGPNGAIVHYRVTRKSNRRIAAGDLLLIDSGAQYEDGTTDVTRTMAVGEPTDEMRDRFTRVLRGHIAIARAIFPDGTTGAQLDTLARQYLWAAGVDFEHGTGHGVGSYLSVHEGPARISKLGITPLKRGMILSNEPGYYKTDGFGIRIENLELVVAADIEGAEKSMNAFETLTLAPIDRRLIDVAMLSRDELVWLNAYHARVRAEVGPALDEATKAWLGQATAELEG, encoded by the coding sequence ATGTTCGAAGCACACTTTCAGACATTCGAGGAGCCGGAGGCCGGCGTCGCATTGACCGCACGGCTGGCCGCCCTTCGCGAAGAACTCGCCCGTCGCAAGCTAACCGGCTTCGTCGTTCCGCGCGCCGATCAGCAGCAGAACGAATATGTGCCGCCGTCGGAAGAGCGGCTGGCCTGGCTGACCGGGTTCACGGGCTCGGCAGGATTCGCGGTTGTTCTGACCCAGGAAGCCGCATTGTTCGTCGACGGCCGCTACACGCTTCAGGCCGCCAAGCAGGTCGACGCAAAGGCCTGGGCCGTGGAATCGCTGATCGACCCGCCACCCGAGAGCTGGGTCTCGACGCATCTGAAAGCCGGCGACCGCCTTGGATTTGATCCGTGGCTGCACACTTTTGCGGCAGCCGAACGCCTGTCGGCCGCGTGCGCCAGGGCTGGCGCCGAGCTGGTTGCCGTCGACAGCAATCCAATCGACGCGATCTGGCAGGATCGTCCGCAGCCGCCGCTCGCCCCCGTCGTCGTGCACGGACTACAAAATGCCGGCGTCACTGAAGCCGAGAAGCTGACGCAGATCAGAGGCGAGATCGCCAAGCTCGGCGTCGACGCGCTGGTTTTGTCCGACAGCCACGCGGTCGCCTGGACCTTCAACATCCGCGGCGCCGACGTCGCCCATACCCCGCTGCCGCTGTCCTACGCGCTGGTGCCGAAAGACGGACGCCCCACCATCTTCATCGACCATCGCAAGCTCTCCAACCTCACGCGCGACCATCTCGAGCAGGCCGCCGACGTGCGCGAGCCCGACGCGATGGCGCCGACGCTGATGGCGCTGGCCAAGAGCGGCGGATCGATCGCGCTCGACAGCGCCACCGCGGCCGACGCACTCAGCCGGCTGATCGCGGGCGCCGGCGGCAAGCCCGTGCGCGGCAGCGATCCGATTGCCCTGCTCAAGGCGGTCAAGAACCCGACCGAGATCAAGGGTACCAAGACGGCCCATGTGCGCGACGCCGTTGCATTGGCGCGCTTCCTCGCATGGATCGATCGCGAGGCCCCAAGCGGCAAGCTCACCGAGATCGACGCGGTCGAGGCGCTGGAAACGTTTCGCCGCGACACCGGCGCGCTGAAGGACGTGTCGTTTCCGACCATCTCCGGCACCGGCCCGAACGGCGCCATCGTGCACTACCGCGTCACGCGCAAGAGCAACCGGCGGATCGCGGCCGGCGACCTGCTGCTGATCGATTCCGGTGCGCAGTACGAAGACGGCACCACCGACGTCACGCGCACCATGGCCGTGGGCGAGCCGACGGACGAGATGCGCGACCGCTTCACCCGCGTGCTGCGCGGCCATATTGCGATCGCCCGCGCGATCTTCCCGGACGGCACCACGGGCGCGCAGCTCGATACGCTGGCACGGCAATATCTCTGGGCCGCTGGCGTCGATTTCGAGCACGGCACCGGTCATGGCGTCGGCAGCTATCTCTCGGTGCACGAAGGCCCGGCGCGGATCTCGAAGCTCGGGATCACGCCGCTGAAACGCGGCATGATCCTCTCCAACGAGCCCGGCTACTACAAGACCGACGGCTTCGGCATCCGCATCGAAAATCTCGAGCTGGTCGTCGCCGCCGACATCGAGGGCGCGGAGAAATCGATGAACGCGTTCGAGACGCTGACCCTGGCACCGATCGACCGCCGGCTGATCGATGTCGCGATGCTGAGCAGGGATGAGCTCGTCTGGCTCAATGCGTATCATGCGCGCGTAAGGGCCGAAGTCGGGCCGGCGCTCGATGAGGCGACCAAGGCATGGCTCGGTCAAGCGACGGCCGAGCTCGAGGGTTAA
- a CDS encoding 50S ribosomal protein L11 methyltransferase, translated as MQPSPTHRASFSISSEADARRVVDVLTEVFFESDAAVAAFEGPDGQWDVTLHFAEAPDQALLRELVVNSAGNAVADTLIFDTMEAKDWVKASLEDLVPVPAGRFVVHGSHDRDRVAPNKLGIEIEAALAFGTGHHGTTRGCLLLLDHVLKSSRPRNLLDLGTGTGVLAIAAAKALHRHVLASDIDPPSVRVASENARLNEVGNHVRVIRATGFAAPDFGKAGPFDLVLANILANPLRQLAGPMARHLAPGGRVILSGLLTHQAPAVIAAYRARGLVPLKHLRIEGWSSLLLRKIG; from the coding sequence ATGCAGCCTTCTCCGACCCATCGCGCCAGCTTTTCCATAAGCAGCGAGGCCGACGCCAGGCGTGTCGTCGACGTGCTCACCGAGGTGTTTTTCGAGAGCGATGCGGCGGTCGCCGCCTTCGAGGGGCCGGACGGGCAATGGGACGTCACGCTTCATTTCGCCGAGGCGCCCGACCAGGCGCTCCTGCGAGAACTCGTTGTAAATTCGGCAGGAAATGCGGTCGCCGACACCCTTATCTTTGACACGATGGAAGCCAAGGACTGGGTCAAGGCCAGCCTGGAAGACCTCGTCCCAGTGCCGGCCGGGCGCTTCGTCGTGCACGGCAGCCACGACCGCGACCGCGTGGCGCCGAACAAGCTCGGGATTGAGATCGAGGCGGCACTCGCCTTCGGCACCGGCCACCATGGCACCACCCGCGGCTGTTTACTGCTGCTTGACCATGTCCTGAAGAGTTCCCGTCCGCGGAACCTCCTCGACCTCGGCACCGGCACGGGCGTGCTGGCCATCGCCGCGGCGAAAGCGCTGCACCGCCACGTGCTCGCCTCCGACATCGACCCGCCATCGGTACGGGTGGCGAGCGAAAACGCCCGGCTGAACGAAGTGGGCAATCATGTGCGGGTGATCCGCGCCACCGGCTTCGCCGCGCCGGATTTTGGAAAGGCCGGCCCATTCGACCTGGTGCTGGCCAACATCCTTGCCAACCCGCTCAGGCAATTGGCGGGCCCGATGGCGCGGCATCTTGCGCCCGGCGGACGCGTCATCCTCTCCGGCCTGCTGACGCACCAGGCGCCCGCCGTGATCGCCGCCTACCGCGCGCGCGGCCTCGTGCCGTTGAAGCATCTGCGGATCGAGGGATGGAGCAGCCTGTTGCTGCGGAAGATAGGATAA
- a CDS encoding Flp family type IVb pilin → MIQKFWSDESGATAIEYGLIAAGIALAIITVVNNLGTTMNEKFTSISTSLK, encoded by the coding sequence ATGATTCAGAAGTTCTGGTCGGATGAGTCCGGTGCAACGGCGATCGAATACGGTCTGATTGCGGCGGGCATCGCCCTGGCGATCATCACCGTGGTGAACAACCTGGGCACCACCATGAACGAGAAGTTCACTTCGATTAGCACCTCCTTGAAGTAA
- a CDS encoding phytoene desaturase family protein, which yields MNETDVVIIGAGHNGLTCAAYLAMAGLRVRVVERRKVVGGAAVTEEFHPGFRNSVAAYTVSLLNPQVIRDLKLTEQGLRIVERRAQNFLPAPDGSYLLTGEGRTKASVARLSTHDAAALDGFSRELEDISDVLRQFVLRAPPNLVDGFGTAALREGVNAWTTANILRGLTLEQSRSLLDLFTRSAGEMLDERFEHDLVKALFGFDAIVGNYASPYAAGSAYVMLHHAFGEVNGKKGVWGHAIGGMGAITQAMARAARDRGVVIDTDAGVREIIVERDRAAGIVLENGETIRAKYVAANVNPKLLYTHLVAAEALPADFLARIRHWKNGSGTFRMNVALDRLPSFTALPGEGDHLSSGIILAPSLPYMDRAYLDARAQGWSREPVVEMLIPSTLDDTLAPAGKHVASLFCQHVAPDLPDGKSWDDHRDEVADLMIATVDQYAPGFAGSVRGRQILSPLDLERQFGLLGGDIFHGALSLNQLFSARPMLGHADYRGPLRGLYHCGSGAHPGGGVTGAPGHNAAQVILRDHRSLLGSRG from the coding sequence ATGAACGAAACCGACGTCGTCATCATCGGCGCTGGCCATAACGGCCTCACTTGCGCGGCCTATCTCGCGATGGCGGGCCTGCGCGTGCGCGTGGTCGAGCGCCGCAAGGTGGTCGGCGGTGCCGCGGTCACGGAGGAGTTTCACCCGGGATTCCGCAATTCGGTCGCAGCCTACACGGTAAGCCTGCTCAATCCGCAGGTGATCCGTGACCTCAAGCTCACTGAACAGGGCCTGCGGATCGTCGAACGGCGCGCCCAGAATTTCTTGCCCGCACCTGACGGCAGCTATCTTCTCACCGGCGAGGGACGGACGAAGGCATCGGTCGCGCGGCTGAGCACGCATGACGCGGCTGCGCTCGACGGGTTTTCGCGCGAGCTTGAAGACATCTCCGACGTGCTCAGGCAGTTCGTGCTCCGCGCGCCACCGAACCTCGTCGACGGCTTTGGCACGGCGGCGTTGCGCGAAGGCGTCAACGCCTGGACGACCGCCAATATCCTGCGCGGCCTGACGCTGGAGCAGAGCCGCAGCCTGCTCGATCTCTTCACCCGCTCCGCCGGCGAGATGCTGGACGAGCGCTTCGAGCATGATCTGGTCAAGGCGCTGTTCGGCTTCGACGCCATCGTCGGCAACTATGCCAGTCCCTACGCGGCCGGCTCGGCCTATGTGATGCTGCATCACGCCTTCGGCGAGGTGAACGGCAAGAAGGGTGTTTGGGGCCACGCCATCGGCGGCATGGGCGCGATCACGCAGGCGATGGCGCGCGCGGCACGCGATCGTGGCGTCGTGATCGACACCGACGCGGGCGTCCGCGAGATCATCGTCGAGCGCGACCGCGCCGCCGGAATCGTGCTGGAGAACGGCGAGACGATCCGCGCGAAATATGTCGCGGCCAACGTCAATCCAAAGCTGCTCTACACGCATTTGGTCGCGGCCGAGGCCCTGCCTGCGGACTTCCTCGCGCGCATCCGGCACTGGAAGAACGGCTCCGGCACCTTCCGCATGAACGTGGCGCTGGACCGCCTGCCCTCCTTCACGGCGCTGCCGGGCGAAGGCGATCATCTCTCATCCGGCATCATCCTGGCGCCGAGCCTTCCCTACATGGACCGCGCCTATCTCGATGCCCGCGCGCAGGGCTGGAGCCGCGAGCCCGTGGTCGAGATGCTGATCCCCTCGACGCTCGACGACACGCTGGCGCCCGCGGGAAAGCACGTCGCGAGCCTGTTCTGCCAGCACGTCGCGCCGGACCTTCCGGATGGAAAGTCGTGGGACGACCATCGCGACGAGGTCGCCGATCTCATGATCGCGACGGTGGATCAATACGCGCCGGGTTTTGCGGGAAGCGTGCGCGGCCGCCAGATCCTGTCCCCGCTCGATCTCGAACGGCAGTTCGGGCTTCTCGGCGGCGACATCTTCCACGGCGCGCTGAGCTTGAACCAGTTGTTCTCGGCGCGGCCGATGCTGGGCCATGCGGATTATCGCGGGCCGTTGAGGGGCCTCTACCATTGCGGCTCCGGCGCCCATCCCGGCGGCGGCGTCACCGGCGCTCCCGGCCATAACGCGGCGCAGGTGATCCTGAGGGATCACCGGTCGCTGCTCGGAAGCCGTGGATAG
- a CDS encoding fused MFS/spermidine synthase, which produces MDSIVQPAATEQPSSSRNRLLLTVYTAAIFVSALLLFSVQPLFTKMVLPRLGGSPAVWSVAMVFFQSLLLAGYAYAHLLMQVRNRIVPVAVHLVLLIAAFVTLPLGIASAYGEPPASGYALWLLGLFVVSIGLPFFALAANNPLLQAWFVRTGHPAAHDPYFLYASSNIGSFLALLSYPFLLEPIFTLHTQNRFWTAGYGLLILLIAACGALLLRSPKLAEVDARTEEVNAPAPALLMRLRWIFLAAVPSGLLIAVTAHISTDVAAAPLLWVLPLSLYLLTWVVVFQSRPLLPHKWMLMLQPVAIAGVVVLLAYGGEQNLLLTLGGHQLCFFVIAMACHGELARTRPAAKYLTGFYVALSFGGMVGGLFAGLVAPFTFSWIAEYPILIALAALCRPPANERLAGIVKWYWLALAALAVGLVAPSIMTGDLSTWFEDHRVWIAGFVGALAALLALVLNAGRWKIFATVALALALIRIYPADEGRVTTVRSFFGVHKIVETPGGYFHVLMHGTTIHGAERFRNNDGTQVTGRPEPITYYHKDGGIGQAVTAIRERKGAPLKVAAIGVGSGTLACAVEHGEDWKFFEIDQSMVDAARNPRNFRYISSCMPDMKPVIGDARLTFAKEPDGAYDLIIVDAYSSDAIPIHLATKEAMKIYKDKLAPHGAVLMHVSNRHLDLETVVVGIADSNDLKSWVFNEDSGRDGDYIFSTDVVISAREEADIGRLASNKSWEQTEADDRVRVWSDDYSNILGALYRRYRDGE; this is translated from the coding sequence ATGGATTCGATCGTGCAACCCGCCGCCACGGAGCAGCCGTCTTCGTCGCGCAACCGGCTGCTGCTGACGGTCTACACCGCGGCGATCTTCGTCAGCGCGCTGCTGCTGTTCTCCGTGCAGCCGCTGTTCACGAAGATGGTGCTGCCGCGGCTCGGCGGCTCGCCGGCGGTGTGGTCGGTGGCGATGGTGTTCTTCCAGTCGCTGCTGCTGGCGGGCTACGCCTATGCTCATCTGTTGATGCAGGTCAGAAACCGCATCGTTCCGGTCGCAGTGCATCTGGTGCTGCTGATCGCGGCGTTCGTCACGCTGCCGCTCGGCATCGCCTCCGCCTATGGCGAGCCTCCCGCTTCGGGCTATGCGCTCTGGCTGCTCGGCCTGTTCGTGGTTTCGATCGGCTTGCCGTTCTTTGCGCTCGCCGCCAACAATCCGCTGCTGCAGGCCTGGTTCGTCCGCACCGGCCATCCCGCCGCGCACGATCCGTACTTCCTCTATGCCTCCTCCAACATCGGCAGCTTCCTTGCGCTGTTGTCCTATCCATTCCTGCTGGAGCCGATCTTCACGCTGCACACGCAGAACCGGTTCTGGACTGCCGGCTATGGCCTCCTGATCCTGCTAATCGCTGCCTGCGGCGCGTTGCTGTTGCGTTCGCCGAAATTGGCCGAGGTCGACGCGCGAACCGAGGAGGTGAATGCGCCGGCGCCCGCTCTGCTGATGCGGCTGCGCTGGATCTTCCTGGCTGCGGTGCCGTCCGGCCTGCTCATCGCGGTGACGGCGCACATCTCGACCGACGTCGCGGCGGCGCCGCTTCTGTGGGTGCTGCCGCTGTCGCTGTACCTGCTCACCTGGGTGGTCGTGTTCCAGTCGCGTCCGCTGTTGCCGCACAAATGGATGTTGATGCTCCAGCCGGTCGCGATCGCGGGCGTGGTTGTCCTGCTGGCCTATGGCGGCGAGCAGAACCTGCTGCTCACGCTCGGCGGCCATCAATTGTGCTTCTTCGTCATCGCCATGGCCTGCCATGGCGAGCTGGCGCGGACGCGGCCGGCCGCCAAATATCTCACCGGCTTCTATGTGGCGCTGTCGTTCGGCGGCATGGTCGGCGGTCTCTTTGCCGGCCTGGTTGCGCCATTCACCTTCTCCTGGATCGCCGAATATCCGATCCTGATCGCGCTCGCAGCGCTGTGCCGGCCGCCCGCGAACGAACGTCTCGCCGGTATCGTCAAATGGTATTGGCTGGCACTCGCCGCGCTCGCAGTGGGGCTCGTTGCGCCCTCTATCATGACAGGCGATCTTTCAACGTGGTTCGAGGACCACCGCGTCTGGATCGCCGGCTTCGTCGGCGCACTCGCTGCGCTGCTCGCGCTGGTGCTCAATGCCGGTCGCTGGAAAATCTTTGCGACCGTCGCACTCGCGCTGGCGCTGATCCGAATCTATCCGGCGGACGAAGGGCGCGTCACCACGGTGCGAAGTTTCTTCGGCGTGCACAAGATCGTGGAGACGCCCGGTGGCTATTTCCACGTGCTGATGCACGGCACCACCATTCATGGCGCCGAACGCTTCCGCAACAATGACGGCACTCAGGTCACCGGCCGGCCCGAGCCGATCACCTATTACCACAAGGACGGCGGCATTGGTCAGGCCGTCACCGCCATCCGCGAGCGCAAGGGCGCGCCGCTGAAGGTCGCCGCGATCGGCGTCGGCTCGGGCACGCTCGCTTGTGCTGTCGAGCACGGCGAAGACTGGAAGTTCTTCGAGATCGACCAATCCATGGTGGACGCGGCGCGCAACCCCAGGAATTTCCGCTACATCTCGAGCTGCATGCCCGACATGAAGCCGGTGATCGGCGATGCGCGGCTGACCTTCGCCAAGGAGCCCGACGGTGCCTACGACCTCATCATCGTCGACGCCTACTCGTCCGATGCGATCCCGATCCATCTTGCGACCAAGGAGGCGATGAAGATCTACAAGGACAAGCTGGCCCCGCACGGCGCGGTGCTGATGCACGTCTCCAACCGGCATCTCGATCTCGAGACCGTCGTGGTCGGCATCGCCGATTCAAACGACCTCAAGAGCTGGGTCTTCAACGAGGATTCGGGGCGCGATGGTGACTACATTTTCTCGACCGACGTCGTCATCTCCGCAAGGGAGGAGGCTGATATCGGCAGGCTCGCCTCCAACAAGTCGTGGGAGCAGACCGAGGCCGACGACAGGGTGCGGGTCTGGAGCGACGACTATTCCAACATCCTGGGCGCGCTGTACCGGCGTTATCGGGACGGGGAGTAG